One Pyxidicoccus trucidator genomic window carries:
- a CDS encoding transposase, whose amino-acid sequence REPVEAWIVDDTGFLKQGKHSVGVQRQYTGSAGKITNCQIGVSLSVATRTEHLPLDFELYLPEGWTNDAARRREARIPA is encoded by the coding sequence AGCGCGAGCCGGTGGAGGCCTGGATTGTGGACGACACGGGCTTCCTCAAGCAGGGCAAGCACTCGGTGGGCGTGCAGCGGCAGTACACCGGCTCGGCGGGCAAAATCACTAACTGCCAGATTGGCGTCAGCCTCAGTGTCGCCACCCGCACCGAGCACCTGCCCCTCGACTTCGAGCTGTACCTGCCCGAGGGCTGGACCAACGACGCGGCTCGCCGCCGCGAGGCCCGAATCCCCGCCGA